The genomic DNA GCGCTTGGTGCCCTGCTTGGAAACCGGCTTGACGCCGATGCCGCAATCCTCGTCGAAACGGATCTTGGTCACGCCCATTTCTTCTTTCAGGAACTTGATGACCTTGGTGGCTTCGGCCGAACCGGCCTTCCACTCGATGCCGGCGTAGATATCCTCGGAGTTCTCACGGAAGATCGTCATGTCCACGTCGCCAGGCTTCTTGACCGGGCTTGGCACGCCTTCGAACCAGCGCACCGGGCGCAGGCAGACATACAAGTCGAGCTGCTGGCGCAGCGCTACGTTCAACGAACGGATACCGCCACCGACCGGCGTGGTCAGCGGGCCCTTGATGGACACCACGTAGTCCTTGACCGCGTCCAGGGTTTCCTGGGGCAGCCAGGTATCCTGGTCGTAGACCTGGGTCGCTTTCTCACCGGCATAGACTTCCATCCAGGAAATCTTGCGCTTGCCGCCATAGGCCTTCTGAACCGCAGCGTCCACAACCTTGATCATGACCGGACTGATATCGACGCCAATGCCGTCGCCTTCGATGAAGGGGATGATCGGGTTGTCGGGAACATTAAGAGAATGGTCTGCATTGACGGTGATTTTGTCACCGACGGCTGGAACCTGAATCTTTTGATACCCCATGCTGAACTCCATTGCTTGGATTGAACATCTGGCTGCGTTCGAGCGTACCCCAGTTGAATCGGCGCGCAAACCCTACGTTAGGCCCATCAGCGGCAAAGTCTTGCACTTCGCCGCGTACAACCTGCGAAAACCAAGGGAAAAGCGCCAAACATGAGCATAGTTTGCCCCAGGAGTACTGCGACGTTTAGACCAATGGACGTGTACGGAAGTCTATGAACCATCGGCAGATCGCCAGCTACCTATGTATAATGCCGCCGCTGACCACAGGGTCACGACGGCTGACGGCTCTATCACAGGACTTTCCGCCAACTTAAAAGCCGGACCGTTACCGCGGCCCGACCGCTTGACGCTCGACTGATGCACCCAACATCACCGCGAAGAAACCTCGACATTCGGCTCACGGATGACTTTGAACGAACGCGCTTACCCGGCGCCCCTCGAGTTTCTGCGCATGCTTTAGCAAAGAAGAGAGTTAATCCGAATATGCCCACCCGCTCGAAGATCATCTACACCTTCACCGACGAAGCGCCTGCCCTCGCCACCTATTCGCTGCTGCCGATCGTCGAAGCCTTTACCGCTTCGGCCGATATCGCCGTGGAAACCCGCGATATCTCCCTCGCGGGGCGCATCCTGGCCAGCTTCCCCGAGCAACTGGGTGACAAAGCCGTAGCCGACCACCTCGCCGAACTGGGCGACCTGGCCGTTACGCCAGAAGCCAACATCATCAAGCTGCCGAACATCAGCGCCTCGGTGCCGCAACTGCAGGCCGCGATCAAGGAATTGCAGGCCCAGGGCTACGCACTGCCGGACTACCCGGAAACCGTGACCAGCGATGCCGAGAAAGATGCACGCGCCCGTTACGACAAGGTCAAGGGCAGCGCCGTGAACCCGGTCCTGCGCGAAGGCAACTCCGACCGTCGCGCGCCGCTGTCGGTCAAGAACTACGCTCGCAAGCACCCGCACAAGATGGGCGCCTGGGCCGCGGACTCCAAGTCCCACGTGGCCCACATGAGCACCGGCGATTTCTACGGCAGCGAAAAAGCCGCCCTGATCGACGCCGCCGGCAGCGTGAAAATCGAGCTGATCGCCCAGGACGGCACCGCCACTGTCCTGAAGGAAAAAACCACCGTACAAGCCGGTGAGATCCTCGACTGCGCAGTGATGAGCAAAAACGCCCTGCGCGACTTCATCGCCGCTGAAATCGAAGACGCCAAGCAAAAAGGCGTGCTGCTGTCGGTTCACCTCAAGGCCACCATGATGAAGGTCTCCGACCCGATCATGTTCGGCCAGATCGTTGCCGAGTTCTATAAAGACGCCTTGGCCAAGCACGCTCAAGTGCTGGAGCAGATCGGCTTCAACCTGAACAACGGCATCGGCGACCTGTACGCCCGCATCAAGGCCCTGCCGGCCGAGCAGCAGGCGCAGATCGAAGCCGACATCCAGGCGGTCTACGCGGCGCGCCCATCCCTGGCGATGGTCAACTCCGACAAAGGCATCACCAACCTGCACGTGCCGAGCGACGTGATCGTCGACGCCTCGATGCCGGCCATGATTCGTGACTCCGGCAAGATGTGGGGCACCGATGGCCAGTTGCACGACACCAAGGCTGTGATCCCGGATCGCTGCTACGCCACCATCTACCAGGCGGTGATCGAAGACTGCAAGCAACACGGCGCCTTCGACCCAACCACCATGGGCAGCGTGCCGAACGTTGGCCTGATGGCCAAGAAAGCCGAGGAATACGGTTCCCACGACAAGACCTTCCAGATCAAGGCCAACGGCGTGGTGCGCGTTTCCGACAGCAACGGCCGCACTCTGCTGGAGCAGAACGTCGAGGCTGGCGATATCTTCCGCATGTGCCAGACCAAGGACGCGCCGATCCAGGATTGGGTCAAACTGGCCGTCAACCGTGCCCGCGCCAGCAGCACCCCGGCGATCTTCTGGCTGGACCCGATGCGCGCCCACGACGGCGTGGTCATCGAGAAAGTCCAGACCTACCTGAAGGACCACGACACCAGCGGTCTGGACATCCGCATCATGTCGCCGGTCGACGCGATGAAGTTCACCCTGGGCCGCACCCGCGAAGGCAAGGACACCATCTCGGTGACCGGCAACGTGCTGCGTGACTACCTGACCGACCTGTTCCCGATCATGGAACTGGGCACCAGCGCCAAGATGCTGTCGATCGTGCCGCTGATGAACGGCGGCGGCCTGTTCGAAACCGGCGCCGGCGGCTCGGCACCCAAGCACGTCCAGCAGCTGCTGGAAGAAAACTTCCTGCGCTGGGATTCCCTGGGCGAGTTCCTGGCCCTGGCCGCGTCCCTCGAGCACCTGGGTGTGACCTACAACAACCCGAAAGCCCTGGTGCTGGCCAAGACCCTGGACCAGGCTACCGGTGAGTTCCTGGACCGCAACAAATCGCCATCGCGCAAGGTCGGCGGCATCGACAACCGCGGCAGCCACTTCTACCTGACCCTGTTCTGGGCCCAGGCACTGGCCGCCCAGGACGACGACGCAGCCCTCAAGGCCCAGTTCGCGACCCTGGCCAAGACATTGACCGACAACGAAGAAAAAATCGTTGCCGAACTCAATGCCGTCCAAGGCAAGCCCGTGGACATCGGCGGTTACTACTTCGCCAACCCGGAGCTGACCAGCAAGGCCATGCGCCCAAGCAACACCTTCAACGCGGCGATCGCTGCGCTGGTATAAAGTTGTAAGGAAGCACCACGAACCCCGGCCTTGTGCCGGGGTTTGTGTTTCTGGCATTTACACCATTCATCAGACAGAACCCGACCCTGTGGGAGCGAGCTTGCTCGCGATAGCGATGTAGCATTCAACATTGATATTGACTGACCCACCGCTATCGCGAGCAAGCTCGCTCCCACAGTTGACCGTGCTTGACTATTGAATCGAGGACACTTGCTGTCCACGGACCGTGCGTTAGAGAGACTGCTTGACAGCGTCAGGAGGCAGCCTAGGCTCAATGGCATCGTTCTAAGTACGCCCTCTTCACTGAAGGCGCATGAAATAGACCATGAAGGCTGAAGGCCCCGGCGTGACCCAAACACGCTCCTTTCACCTTTTGGGATGCGGGATGTCTCGGCAAGAGAACGAGAGAGCGTCGGATCAGGTGTCATTCTGAAACTGGAAGGGCCTGCAGCAGTGTCGACCTCAAGTGGAGCGAAACCGGGTTGCTGAAATCGCCTACGTAGCGATAGCAATCCGTGAACAAGGTTTGAGTTTTTTCAACGAACAACAAGCGCTGACAACTCATCACCTGACTCGCGTACATTGAGGAAACACGTAATGGAAAAAAAAGCGCAAGTAACCATACCTGCTCAACGGCACTTCTCTATTGGGAACTGGAGCTTTCTGGAGCTGACAGTTTCCCCAACCCTATATGCTAGAGATCGCGACAACGAACCCTTTGCATATCGCGAAATAAATAAGCTTAGCTCTTCGGGTGGAAGATACTCTACAGATGTTCGCACCAATGACCATGGCCAGAGATACAGCTACGCCACCGCCTCCCATGAATTACTGTTTAAAAGCGCATCTGCCGAATACAGATTCAATGCGAACAAATTCGGAAACCAAGTCACCTACTCAACCAGCTCACCGGGCGCCTCCGTCGAAGCTTTTTATTGGATCTTCGATGATTTTCTACGCGTGATTGAACTTACGATGCGTAAATCAGATGATCCCGTCGACCATAAAATAGATGAGTCCAACAGGGAGTACGAAGTTCAGCTCAACGGTCAGATCATTCAATGTTCTACAGGGGACCCTGTGCATCCCGCTCCTAAAAAAAAGGTGTCACAAATCGTTATCGCAGACACGGATAGATTTTCTTTTTTATCCAATGTAAATATCTATTTTTCGGGCTGCGATGTATACCAAGAATATCCGCCAGAAAAAATAAAAAAGGTTGACCGACACGGCGAGGGCAATCCCAGCGCGGCCACCGATTACTACCTCACACCGGACAAGGGCTATCCCCCTGGCATCACAATTCTTACTATAAAAGACGGGTTCTCGGAAGCAACGGCTGTCGTCGAGTTCGATCACGACACATTCAATAAACAGGTAACCGTGACCATCAAATCGTTCACCAGCAGACTGTGTGACATCCGAGACTTTTCATACCTCGAACAATACTTTCCCAATGCGATATGTATCGCGCTTTAAGGATCTCCGGATCTTGCACCCGCCTGCGGGACTTGCTCGGGACGGCGAGTGGTCATTCATTATCGACTGACCCACCGCTATCGCGAGCAAGCTCGCTCCCACAATGGCCCAATTCCAATCTGAGAAATAAAGGCCCCCATGAACTGGCAATCCCACATTACCGCCCCCCTCGCTGAGGACCAAGGCCGTTTTCAGATGACGTGGATGCAACGGCAGACGGGTGGCGGCCAACGCATAGCAAGATAGGGGCATTGTTCCTGTGCGCGGCATCAGCTTGACAGAATCAGGAGGCAGCCTAGGCTTGACAGCATCGTTCTAAGTACGCCCTCTTCACTGAAGGCGCATGAAATAGACCATGAAGATTGAAGGCCCCGGCGTGACCCAAACACGCTCCTTTCAGCCTTTTGGGATGCGGGATGTCTCGGCAAGAGAACGAGAGAGCGTCGGATCAGGTGTCATCCTGATTACCTAAAGATGTAGCGACCTCAAGCGGAGCGAAACCGGGTTGCTGAATCCGCTACGTAGCGATAGCAATCCTTGTCCAGGGTTTGAGTTTTTCAGCGAGCAACACATGCTTAAAACTCAGCACCCAGCTCATACACTGAGGGTCCACATTGTGAAGAAGAATGCGCAAATTACTATGACCGCTCAAATGCCTTTCAGCATTGCAAATATCGACAATCAACAGCTGCTAGGCGCTCCCGCCCTATACAAGAGAGAGGGCCAGGGCGAGCCTTTTGAATATCCTAAAATAGATGAATTCACCGATACGTATACCCTTTACTGCTCTACAGATGTTCGCCACAACGACCACGGACAGAGATACAACTACATCACAGCTTCCCAGGAGCTTCTATTTAAAAGCGCACATGCCGAATACAGATTCAATTTGAACAAATTTGGAAACCAGGTCACCTATTCAACCAATTCTCCAGGTGCTAGCGTCACGGCCAATCCTTGGATTTTCGATGACTTCTCCATGAAAATTCAGCTTGAAATGCGTGAGCCAGGTACAAAGGCCGACCGAAAGACAGATAAGACCAACAGGCGACTCGAGGCCCAGACTTACGATCAGGTCCTTCAATATGCTTCAAACGACCCCGTGCATCCTGCTCCGCAAAAAAAGGCCTCACAAGTCGTTATCAAAAACACAGATAAATTCTCGCTGCTATTCAATGTCAACCTCTATTTCTCGGGCTGCGATGTATACCAAGAGTTCCCTCCAGGTGAAATGCACAAAGTTGACAAACGAGCTGGGGCATCTACCGACTGCTACCTCACACCGGAAAAGGGTTATCCACCAGGAGTCACAACCCTGACGATAAAAAATGGATTTTCGGAGGCAACCGCCATCGTCAAATTTGACCACGACGCATCAAAAAAACAGGTCACCATGACAATCGAATCATTTACGAGCAAGCTTTGTGACATCCGAGACTTCTCACTCAGCAACAAACCATTTCCGAATGCGATATGCATTGCTCTTTAAGGATGATCAGAACCCGCACAGGCCTGCGAAGGGCTACTGCAATTTACGTTCAAGACCAGCCTCGCTGAAAAGGAGGACGTAATTGCCTGTAGGGGCCCTTGCTCGGGACGGCGATCCATCGTTCATTTAATATCGACTGATCCACCGCCATCGCGAGCAAGCTCGCTCCCACAGTGGCCCATATTCCAATCTGAAAATAGAGAACCCCATGGACTGGCAACCCCACATCACCGTCGCCACCATCGTCGAAGACCACGGCCGCTTCCTGATGGTGGAAGAATCCAAAGGCGGACGCGCGGTGCTCAACCAGCCCGCCGGACACCTGGACCCCAACGAAACGCTGATCGAAGCCGCCGTGCGCGAAACCCTGGAAGAAACCGGCTGGGACGTCGAGCCCACCGGCGTGGTGGGCATTTATCTGTACACCGCCCCCAGCAACGGCGTGACGTACCAGCGGGTCTGTTTCGCCGCCAAGGCCTTGAAACACCACCCTGAGTATCAACTGGACGACGGCATCCTGGGCGCCAGATGGCTGAGCCGCGACGAACTGCTCGAACAGCGCGAGCACTGGCGCAGCGAGCTGATCATCCGCTGCATCGACGATTATCTGGACGGCCACCACCACAGTCTGACGCTGATCCGTCCTTCTCTTTAGCCTTGCGCGCCCGGGCCTGATAGAATCGCGTCCTTTTTCAAGACACTCATTGAATTCCTATGCGTGATCCAGCCCCTTCTGACACACCCAAGAAGCGCGTCATTGTCGGCATGTCCGGCGGCGTGGACTCTTCCGTTTCCGCCCTTCTGCTGATCGAGCAGGGTTATGAGGTGGAAGGCCTGTTCATGAAGAACTGGGAAGAAGACGACGGAACCGAATACTGCACCGCCATGGATGACCTGGCGGACGCCCAGGCCGTGTGCGACAAGATCGGCATCAAGCTGCACACCGCCAACTTCGCCGCCGAGTACTGGGACAACGTGTTCGAGCACTTCCTGGCCGAATACAAGGCCGGGCGCACGCCGAACCCGGACATCCTCTGCAACCGCGAAATCAAGTTCAAGGCGTTCCTCGACTACGCCATGATGCTCGGCGCCGACCTAATCGCCACCGGCCACTACGTGCGCCGTCGCGACATCGACGGCCGCACCGAACTGCTCAAGGGCCTGGACCCAAACAAGGACCAGAGCTACTTCCTGCATGCCGTCGGCGGCGAGCAGATCGCCAAGACACTGTTCCCGGTAGGTGAACTGGAAAAGCCCGAAGTGCGCGCAATTGCGGAGAAACACCAGCTCGCCACCGCCAAAAAGAAGGATTCCACCGGGATCTGCTTCATTGGCGAGCGCCGTTTCAGCGATTTCCTCAAGCAATACCTGCCAGCCCAGCCAGGCGAGATCAAGACCACCGAAGGTGAAGTCATCGGCCGTCACCATGGTCTGATGTACCACACCATCGGCCAGCGCCAGGGCCTGGGCATCGGTGGGCTGAAAGACGCTGGGGAAGAGCCGTGGTACGTGCTGGTCAAGGACCTGGAACACAACGAGCTGATCGTCGGCCAGGGCAACGACCATCCCTGGCTGTTTTCCCGTGCCCTGCTCGCCTCCGACATCTACTGGGTCAACCCGGTCGACCTCAGCGAACCACGCCGCCTGACGGCCAAGGTTCGCTACCGCCAGAGCGACCAGCCCTGCACCCTGGAAAAAACCGCCACAGGCTACCGTGCCACCTTCGACGACCCGCAGCGGGCGGTCACACCCGGCCAGTCGGTGGTGTTCTACGACGGCGACATCTGCCTGGGCGGCGGCGTGATCGAAGTCGCAGAGCCCTGGAGCAGCAAGGCATGAACCCCATCCAGGAACAACTGACGGCATTGGGCGGCGTGTTTCTCGCCGCCGTGCTGGTGGACAGGATCGCCAAGACCGGCCAGGCCACCGAAGCGGGCGTGGCCTGCATGCTCGGCAGCCTGCTGGTTCGCGACCCCAAGGACACACTGGAAGTCTATGGCGGCGACGACCTGAACCTGCGCGAAGGCTATCGTGCGCTGATCGGCGCCTTGGAGCGCGATCCCAGCGCCTTGCAACGCGAGCCGCTGCGCTATGCCCTGTCGATGCTGGGCCTTGAGCGCCAGTTGGCCAAGCGCGACGACCTGCTGGAGACCATCGGCAAACGCTTGCCGCAGATCCAGTCCCAGGTCGAGCACTTCGGCCCGGCTCACGAAAACGTCGTCGCGGCCTGCGGTTCGCTGTACCAGGACACCCTGAGCACCTTGCGCCAGCGCATCCAGGTGCATGGCGACATGCGCAACCTGCAACAGCCGAGCAATGCCTCGAAGATCCGCGCCCTGCTGCTGGCCGGGATTCGCTCGGCACGGCTGTGGCGGCAGTTGGGTGGCCATCGCTGGCAACTGGTGATCAGCCGACGCAAATTGCTGAAAGAGCTTTACCCGTTGATGCGCAACGAATAAGTCGCCTCAACCCATTTTTTAGCTTGTTACGCGTAACACGCCGGTCAGTTGGCGACGGACCGGCGATTGTTTTCATGTATGATACGCGCCCCATTTCGTTGCCCGACTGTCCGAGAACACCCTATGCAGCTCTCTTCGCTCACTGCGGTTTCCCCTGTTGACGGCCGCTACGCCGGCAAAACCCAGGCCCTGCGCCCGATTTTCAGCGAGTACGGCCTGATCCGTGCCCGCGTCCTGGTTGAAGTGCGCTGGCTCCAGCGCCTGGCCGCCCACCCTGCCATCGGCGAAGTGCCGGCGTTCTCGGCCGAAGCCAACGCGGTGTTGAACGCCCTGGCCGAAAACTTCGTGCTGGAACACGCCGAGCGCGTCAAAGAGATCGAGCGCACCACCAACCACGACGTCAAGGCCATCGAATACCTGCTCAAGGAGCAGGCGGCCAAGCTGCCGGAGCTGGCCAATGTCAGCGAGTTCATCCACTTTGCCTGCACCAGCGAGGACA from Pseudomonas beijingensis includes the following:
- the icd gene encoding NADP-dependent isocitrate dehydrogenase, with translation MGYQKIQVPAVGDKITVNADHSLNVPDNPIIPFIEGDGIGVDISPVMIKVVDAAVQKAYGGKRKISWMEVYAGEKATQVYDQDTWLPQETLDAVKDYVVSIKGPLTTPVGGGIRSLNVALRQQLDLYVCLRPVRWFEGVPSPVKKPGDVDMTIFRENSEDIYAGIEWKAGSAEATKVIKFLKEEMGVTKIRFDEDCGIGVKPVSKQGTKRLARKALQYVVDNDRDSLTIVHKGNIMKFTEGAFKEWAYEVAAEEFGATLLDGGPWMQFKNPRTGKNVIVKDAIADAMLQQILLRPAEYDVIATLNLNGDYLSDALAAEVGGIGIAPGANLSDTVAMFEATHGTAPKYAGKDQVNPGSLILSAEMMLRHMGWTEAADLIIKGTNGAISAKTVTYDFERLMEGAKLVSSSGFGDALISHM
- a CDS encoding NADP-dependent isocitrate dehydrogenase; the protein is MPTRSKIIYTFTDEAPALATYSLLPIVEAFTASADIAVETRDISLAGRILASFPEQLGDKAVADHLAELGDLAVTPEANIIKLPNISASVPQLQAAIKELQAQGYALPDYPETVTSDAEKDARARYDKVKGSAVNPVLREGNSDRRAPLSVKNYARKHPHKMGAWAADSKSHVAHMSTGDFYGSEKAALIDAAGSVKIELIAQDGTATVLKEKTTVQAGEILDCAVMSKNALRDFIAAEIEDAKQKGVLLSVHLKATMMKVSDPIMFGQIVAEFYKDALAKHAQVLEQIGFNLNNGIGDLYARIKALPAEQQAQIEADIQAVYAARPSLAMVNSDKGITNLHVPSDVIVDASMPAMIRDSGKMWGTDGQLHDTKAVIPDRCYATIYQAVIEDCKQHGAFDPTTMGSVPNVGLMAKKAEEYGSHDKTFQIKANGVVRVSDSNGRTLLEQNVEAGDIFRMCQTKDAPIQDWVKLAVNRARASSTPAIFWLDPMRAHDGVVIEKVQTYLKDHDTSGLDIRIMSPVDAMKFTLGRTREGKDTISVTGNVLRDYLTDLFPIMELGTSAKMLSIVPLMNGGGLFETGAGGSAPKHVQQLLEENFLRWDSLGEFLALAASLEHLGVTYNNPKALVLAKTLDQATGEFLDRNKSPSRKVGGIDNRGSHFYLTLFWAQALAAQDDDAALKAQFATLAKTLTDNEEKIVAELNAVQGKPVDIGGYYFANPELTSKAMRPSNTFNAAIAALV
- a CDS encoding NUDIX hydrolase, which produces MDWQPHITVATIVEDHGRFLMVEESKGGRAVLNQPAGHLDPNETLIEAAVRETLEETGWDVEPTGVVGIYLYTAPSNGVTYQRVCFAAKALKHHPEYQLDDGILGARWLSRDELLEQREHWRSELIIRCIDDYLDGHHHSLTLIRPSL
- the mnmA gene encoding tRNA 2-thiouridine(34) synthase MnmA: MRDPAPSDTPKKRVIVGMSGGVDSSVSALLLIEQGYEVEGLFMKNWEEDDGTEYCTAMDDLADAQAVCDKIGIKLHTANFAAEYWDNVFEHFLAEYKAGRTPNPDILCNREIKFKAFLDYAMMLGADLIATGHYVRRRDIDGRTELLKGLDPNKDQSYFLHAVGGEQIAKTLFPVGELEKPEVRAIAEKHQLATAKKKDSTGICFIGERRFSDFLKQYLPAQPGEIKTTEGEVIGRHHGLMYHTIGQRQGLGIGGLKDAGEEPWYVLVKDLEHNELIVGQGNDHPWLFSRALLASDIYWVNPVDLSEPRRLTAKVRYRQSDQPCTLEKTATGYRATFDDPQRAVTPGQSVVFYDGDICLGGGVIEVAEPWSSKA
- the hflD gene encoding high frequency lysogenization protein HflD, which translates into the protein MNPIQEQLTALGGVFLAAVLVDRIAKTGQATEAGVACMLGSLLVRDPKDTLEVYGGDDLNLREGYRALIGALERDPSALQREPLRYALSMLGLERQLAKRDDLLETIGKRLPQIQSQVEHFGPAHENVVAACGSLYQDTLSTLRQRIQVHGDMRNLQQPSNASKIRALLLAGIRSARLWRQLGGHRWQLVISRRKLLKELYPLMRNE